Below is a genomic region from Mustela lutreola isolate mMusLut2 chromosome 1, mMusLut2.pri, whole genome shotgun sequence.
AGGAGAGGTCCTGAGATGTTAAGATCCGTGGTCACTTTCCTTCTTACTCTGGTCTGGGTCTTTTTCTGGATTATAGCCTCTTAACCATTTGCTTGTTCCTCTACATGTTGTTGCTTATTTCTGGCCTCTGTGCATCTGGCCAATGTGTCAAGCTGGTCCAAAGTTACAAGGTTTGTAAGCGTTTAGATAAAacaatatttagatttttaaaatttgtaatggAATCACTTGATTGGATTTTTAGTGAACGCTTTTCTACCCGATTCCTATAAAGGGGACGCTGTCTCCCATGTGCTATTAAAAGTTGAACCTTGTGACTActgtctgtgtttttcttttagagaagtCAGAGGGGGCAGTTGTGACTTCATGTGAAAAATAGCCACCAAAGATCTATCCAGCAtcatttttagttctttaattttggtAAGCGcccatttttaaaacagattaaatTTGCCTGAATTATTTCAGGAGTATACATTACAAAGCACTTGAAAGCAAGTGAGAATTCAAAAGCACAGAGCAGAGCTAGAGGGCTTTTTACAGAGGCCCTTTAGGAGGTAAGCATTTCTCATGGAAGCTTTGGTTATTACATTCGCAGAAACATGTTCTGattcttttcattattatcaAAAGCATAACTAAttagtataaattttttttatattcaattGGCACATCGTTCCTAAAatagctttctcttttcttcttttcttttcattcattctttcttttttttttttctattttcaagagGCAGAAGATATACCCTCCAGTCCTAGAAGGATTCTACCACTTTCTTCTCCACCCTGAAGAGGCTTGGAAATTAATGGGTAACAGTTTGCGTGAAAATTACTGAATGCGTTTGCTTCTTATCTCAGAGGCCTTCTGCGGAGAATTAATAGGAGGTTGAATGCGCGCATGGATAAAATGGATCATCTTAAAGGATTGAAGTTCCAAAAATATATCAGCAGGACTGGACAGGTTTGACATAATGAGATTTCTATTTTAGCTTGACTTCTGGAGCACTGAATAAACTATAAACTGAGCCGCACATGTCCTGGGAAGgaagtttctcttttaaaatgctCTAGCTGTGTGTAACGTTTTTCTTATTCAGGACctttgaaaatacatttacttactgatttttagaaatttaaagaaacagcCACCAGCAAGACGAACGATCTCTGCATAAGCACTGGCAGAGATGGCAGAAGCTTCAGAGGATGCCTCAGCCCTGCCCGTgacagtgaagaaaaagaaaagtttatccATTGAAGAAAAGATCGACATCATCAATGCAGTAGAAAGTGgcaagaaaaaggcagaaattgCAGCTGAatatggaataaagaaaaattcattgTCTTCTATTATGAAGAATAAAGACAAAGTTCTAGAAGCCTTTGAATCTCTGAGATTTGATCCGAAGAGAAAAAGACTGAGAACTGCTTTTTACACAGATCTGGAAGAAGCATTAATGAGGTGGTATCGAATTGCTCAGTGTCTGAATGTACCAGTTAATGGTCCAATGTTGCGTCTAAAAGCTAATGATTTTGCCCAGAAACTGGGACATAATGATTTTAAGTGCAGTAATGGATGGCTGGATCGCTTTAAATCTAGGTATGGTTTAGTATTCAGAACTCAACCCGTAGAAGCTACGGGTGTACCAGTAGACCCTTCAACTGTCTGGCATCAAAATGTACTTCCttattatttaaatgattatCATCCTAAAAACGTTTTCAATATAAAAGAGACTGGGCTGCTTTATCGAATGTTGCCTACAAATACATTTGCATTTAAAGGAGAGACATGCTCCATCGGAAAGTTATGCAAAGACAGAATAACGCTGGTGGTTGGGACAAACATGGATGGCTCAGAGAAACTTCCTTTGCTTATCATTGGAAAAAACAGAAATCCACATTGTTTCAAAGGTATAAAATCATTGCCTGTGTGTTATGAAGCTAACAAAATGGCATGGATGACCTCAGACGTATTTGAACAATGGATGCGGAAGCTTGATGAGAAATTTCAAGCCCAGCAACGAAGAGTGGtgatttttgttgattcttttccTTCACATCCAGAGGTAAAGAATCTAAAGTCCATTGAGTTAGCATTCTTTCCATCATGTTTATCTTCCAAATTTATAGCAATGAAACAAGGTGTTATTAAaagccttaaaataaaatatcgaCATTGTCTTATCAAGAAATTTTTAAGCTCTGTTGAAGGCAGCAAAGAATTTACATTTTCCCTACTAGATGCAGTTGATACTTTGCACCTTTGTTGGAGGGCTGTAACCCCAGAGACTATTGTCAAGAGCTATGAAGAGGCAGGATTCAAATCTCAAAAGGGAGAAAGTGACAAGACCAATGCAGAGACAGACGCTGGTCTTGATTTGGTTGCCCATGCTCAGGCAGCAGGCGTGGAATTTCCTGAAGGTTTATCTATAGAAGAGTATGCTGCCCTTGATGATGATTTGGAGACATGTGAAGCTGCACCAGAAACTGACTCGGTATGGACCGAAGAAAGTCACTCAGAGGAAACTAGATTTTATACTTCTGATGAAGAGGATGATGGTGGTTCTCTAGGAACTGAACTCCCTTTGCCATCAAAAAATGAGGCATTAACTGCTTTAGATactcttaaaaattttcttagaaGTCAAGATATAAATGATGAGCTTCATAATTCTTTAGCAGaccttgaaatttttattaactcatcatctaaataattatttgtggTACAATATCTGAAGAGTAATAGTTTTTCCTGATGTATTTTACTCTACGAGGTATATAAAGGGAAAATACcacttaaacattaaaaaaaaagaagaagaaaagtttggTTTAATTGCATATGTCTTTGACCTGAATAGCAAAGTTCCTTAGGTAGATTAAATAATGAGTAAGtcaatgaaaaatatgaatttcaatTTAGCAAGGTTTGGGGgagtataaaatgtatttcagagGCCTTGTACTTGAAATACCTGatataaatgtcaaaaataaagaCCTCTTCAGCTATTTGATTCATACAGGTTGAATTGGTGATTGCAATTTTCTTTAAGTGCAGATCATGTTctggaatattttaatttatctacctcatcttagaaataaaaaatctattacttagatatttatttttataatgacatATATTCTAGCCTTGTATcaagtattaattttaaattatttttcttgtaactAGCTTATCTTGCTAAGAAGAAATTATGAAGAAGTACTGAAATTAAAATCTGGCCCAATTATACaccaaagtgattaaaaatatatgtctcaCTACTTTCTAGTTACTTCTGTAGAAGGTCAAATGAAAGATGATGACCTTATCAGATGCTTTTTGTCATCTATAACCAAATGATTTGGATTCTTCctaaatatttgtatgtatatgtgtgtgtttagtaGAATAATCTATTACTGAAACATTTATGAActcataatattttaattataatattttaataacattagtcttaaaaagtatatatgaaGACATATGAagttactagaaaaaaaaatgttttatgtggttctgagttttctaattttaacAGATGAAACTTTTaatctatcattttcttttcttgattttactgaattttattttcagggAAAACAGTATCTTTTCagcatattttgatatatttaatatttttttctttcaaattcaatGGCTAAcatattgaatttaatttctgTCTGAGGAAGTTTTGTCtacagagtattttaaaatattgtgtggAAATTATTTACTCTCCGTCCATAAAATAGcctttaaaagtagaaaaatagaacGTGTCAGACTTTTCTGTTGTGAAATTTTAAATGGCATACTTATTTAAGTATTACATATAATTTAGGGTACACTTTGAGAAGTATTTTGAAAAAGTGTAAAATGTTAtgtggattatttttattatgaattattagtctgcaaaaaaaacacatttggaaGGAAATACTTatagaaagtatttttattttccattgttgATTTATTCAGCTTTTGAGATCTAGTAATAGCAAgccttaaaaaatattcaaattaagaaaatttcctGTAGATCATAATATAGATTACTTAAATTAATCAAAAGGAttttaattaatgatttaatttaaAGTTTTAGCGTAGTTGAACTGTGGCCCTGAATCATGGATCTTAATCTCTCTGAAGAGCCCCAGCTGTAGCTACAGCATCTGGCCTGTGTTGAGCCTTTagtaattcttttctctttgtttctcaaCTCCATACCGTTTtgatatcaaatatttttatttaatcattccaGATTCtgcttttatagatgaggaaattgaaacctgaaaaaataatttggttAAAATCtcagaaccaaaaccaaaatgcaGTAGTTCCCTGTCACCTAGTCCTTGTGTTTCTATCACCACACTGCTTCTTTTCtatactccattaaaaaaaaaaaaaaatgctgttgttttttccccttgagtTTAGAGGCCTGAGGGTGAAAAAGTTCAGAGAATTTGCTGAATCTATGTTGATAGCTCTGTTCCCAAGATCTCTCCTGAGAACACTGTTACTAATACAACACTTGGCTTGGTAATTCTGTACCACTGTAACACAGAGGTTCCAGTGGAGTTctaaggaaaatatttgaaacaacttGAATATGCCCAAAGTGCTGAAAGTACCTACTGGTTTTTCTCCTATATGACctgattcatttttcatttctggggTATAATAAATCTAAAAGGGGTAAAATTAGACAAGGCTCttataaagaataagaaaaagatgcctgcagatttaaatttaaactttaagTTGTTAATGTTgtatacttttctttaaagttttttaaaactttttaatatttatttgacagacagagatcacaagtaggcagagaggcagacagagagaaaggagggagcagggtccccacccatcagagagcccgatgcgtggcttgatcccaggaccctaggatcatgacctgagccgaaggcagaggcttaacccactgagccacccacacaccccaatGTTGTATACTTTTTTGTGTAGTTTACAAGCTatataaatttaaacaattttcagaacaaaaaaaaactttttaagtgaatcttttttttttttttcttcaagattttatttatttctttgacagagagatcacaagtaggcagagagactggtgGGGGACGGGAGGGTGCggaagcagactgtgctgagcagagagcccgatgcagggctctgtcccaggaccctgagatcatgacttgagctgaaggcagaggcttaacccactgagccacccaggcacaaaatttttaaatttttaaaaacaaaaatttttaaagtcacttttCCTAGAACAGACAATCACGGCATACCTGAATCCTGATTTATCTTCTCCACACACAGTTAATACAAAGCTGGGACTAAATGTCACTTGTCTTTTCAGAAAAGAACTTCACTTAACAATTCACCTGCTTTTcacttaaatgtattattttcattgttcttgCCATTCTAAATTTCTACGGTTGCAACAATGTTTTCCCTTCTGTCTACTTCAACAAACAACAAATCTTATATTGAATTTGGGACATTGATTCACTTCACTATTGAAAGGTTTGATTCAGGATAGAGTAGGACAATGAATAAACCAAGACCTGAGGGTTTCATGTTGCCTGCCTGACTTCTCATTTGGACCTAAGGTCGAATGTAAAACCTCCCACTTACAGTATACAAAGCAGAATGattgggaggaggagaagaatagGGGAGGAGAACTGAAGAAGAGCTTTCCGAGCAAACACCTCAGATGTGGAGAGAAGCCCTTTTCAGTCATTGACTCATTAGGGACCCAGTAgagactgacagagagagatttgtTCCTTAGCGGAGGTAGCACCCATATCTGCCAACGGATTCACAGTTCAATGGTGGTCTGGATCTTTGGGGATACCTAGAGCTACCTAGCTAAGTACAGCATGACATAAGGCAGTCAAAAAGCTACACTAATTGCTGAGAATTCCTACTGCCAGAGGAGAGAACTAGGTTGGGGACCATGGTTTGCACACAGTAagttctcagaaaaaaaattcattcagtgGAATAAATTAAATCTAGCTCTAGTTATATGCTACCTTGCAAAAGACATTTCAATTCTCTAAATCTCAGTTTGTACTATCCATAAAATGAGACTGACAcgtcatttgaatttattttgtggatGAAAGAAAATTGTGCATGCAAATGCATTTAGCAAATTCTAAAGTGTCCCCCAACTATAAAGAATGACTAGAAAGGCGCCTCCATGCTACTACTTCTGGATATGCCCAGGCATTAGCTTTGTGGTCATAACATATCAATGACAATTTTCTCATTGGCATTCTTCTATGCAATAAAATAGGGAAGTCAACATTTCCAGGACTATGCAATTTATCTGTAGAACTAAAACATAATGAAGGAGTAAGGTGACTTAgaaacctttatttttccttttgcaaaGCTTCAGCAAAATATTGCAGAGAGTCATCTGCTCACCATATGCTCACATGACCTCTTTATGCCATCACACCACAGGGGGTGGTGGAGATGTCTGGCATTTCTTCTTATAGGAGTGCTGATTCCATCGTGAGGAGTCCATCTTCATAATCTCATCTAACCCTAATTATCTCCCCCGAATCCAAGCAACATTACACTTAgggcttccacatatgaatttggagggtGACAAACATTCAGTGCATAACAACTACCTAGTACCAATAAAGATATTCacatgtggggcgcctgagtggctcactcagGCATCtaactcgattttggctcaggtcatggtctcagcatcgTGAGATCCAGCTCCAGGTCCAGCTTTGCTAGCAGCatgcagtctgcttaagattctctctcttgggccccctgggtggctcagtgggttaagccgctgcttttggttcgggtcatgatctcagggtcctgggagcgagtcccgcatcgggctctctgctcagcagggaacctgcttccctctctctctctgcctgcctctctgtctacttgtgatctctgtcaaataaataaataaaatcttaaaaaaaaaaagattctctctctcctgctgtccctctgcctgcttgagctctcgtgtgtgctctctctctctcaaaaaaagtatTCAGATATTAACCGATTTGTGACTTGCTGTATCAGTTTCCAACTTGCTATAAACTAAAAGGGTATGTATATTTCAGAACTTGTTAATCAGCTATGGCTATTAGCAAGGCTCTCAAATTTTACAAAACTTTAAGAAGACATGAGGAcatttttcatgaccttgaataAATGGAAAGGCTCAATATTGAAATATATGTTCATTTCTTCTGAGTTAATCCTAATGCAAGTTAAACATTTTGcaaaataattcagatttttttctgtaagaaTAAATATgtatcaggatgcctgggtggctcagttggttaagcagctgccttcagctcaggtcatgatcccagcgtcctgggatcgagtcccacatcgggctctttgcttggcagggagtctgcttctccctctgcttctgcctgtgttcgctctctctccctctctctctctctgacaaataaatttaaaaatcttaaaaaaaaaaaaaagaataaatatgtatcAGTATctcagaaaattttgaaaaataaaaatagagtatttGACATACACTCGAATTTTAAACAATATGGTGTGGGCAAAGAGAATTAATAGATCATCAAAAGAATAATATGTAATGTCTAGAAAAAATTTGCACatgataaaaatgcattttaatcaCTGGTGAAATAGATGTATTATTCAGTAACTGATATTAAATGGCTAACaatgtaagattaaaaaaagacatcaaaatgAATCCTAAAAGAATTAAActctaaaagaaatgaaggaaatcaagaaagaaaaaaaaatgaaggaggaaggaaaggaagaaagaaagaaaaagagaaggaaaacagaaatttgaaaacactaggaaaaaaaaagtaaatgtaaattttaaatagtattttagtATTAGAAAACatactaaaagaaaaatcttttttaaaaggtatgaCACTCAAAAATAGTTGAGTATAATATGCAAACaaggaatcatggaacactacatcaaaaagtaatgatgtactgtatgatgactaacataaaaaattataaaaaaaagaatagttgagtataaaaatactaataaagtATGGAAATATTGTCAACATCACTAGgaatcaaacacaagaaaaaaaatgggacatCTTTTGTGGGGAAGGGCCATCAATTAGACAAGATTATAAAGAATGTTAATACCGGGGcaacctggtggctcagtgggttaagcctctgcctttggctcaggtcatgatctcagggtcatggaatcgagccccaaatcgggctctctgctcagctgggagccttcttccccctctctctctgcctgcctctctgcctacttatgatctctgcctgtcaaataaataaataaaaatcttaaaaacaaaaagaatgttaaTACCAAATGTAGGCAAGAACATAGAGAAATGGGTGCACTgctgtgagaaaaataaattggtaCATTTAGTTATTATAGTTGGTATATACTAAATACTAATAATTATCAAACTTCGAAGTGTTTTGTCTGTGTTAATACTCAGAATAATTCCAACTATTATCCTCCCCGTTTTATTGCTAGGAAAATTTAAGTATAGCTATAGCTAATAAATAACaactaggattcaaacccaaaatatatgacttaaaaatgttttgtacaTGATATAAATTTAtcctaacaaaataaaaatattcaggatATTTGTTGCAGTGTATACAGCCCCACCATCCCTTATCCCAAACCCTGGGGACATATGTTTCAGAGTTAAGAATTTATcagactagaaaaaaataatatatgtgtatacttttcttttttaaagattttatttatttatttgagagagagagaatgtgagtgcacaagcagcagggagagggagaagcagactccccgctgagcagggagcccaacatggggctccatcccagaaccctgggatcatgacctgagctgaaggcagccccttaaccatctgagccacccaggtgccctatgtgtATACTTCATATTATGTAACATTCCGAGGGGATACtaaagcagcatcccacaaacattAATAACTCTGCAGTGAAGCATACTCATATGAAGTCAGAtatataaaagttataaatagCTTAATAGCTCTGTCGTTTTTATTGACAAATTCATATCAGGTCAGCTTTTATTATCAGATAGATTACAAAACGGCTTTCAGAACAGCTCTTCATGTTTCAGAATGCAGATAAAAGATTTGGTCCTATCGCAGCTTAAAACAAAAGACTGGGAactatttgaggggtgcctgggtggctcagtccattaagcaaccgactcttgatttcaacccgggtcatgatctcaggcttgtgagatagagccctgtgtagggctccgcactcagcgaggaggctgcttgagattctcgctctccctcaccctctgcccctccccacccctgtctctctcaaatgaataaacaaatgttaaaaaaaaaaaaaaaagacagtttttttagtagaaaatacGTGTAATGTTGAGTGTAATGTCAAGGTCCAAACTTCTTTTACTTGCACATATATGCAAATTTGCTTGCCTGAACtggatattttctaaatttgacTTGCAAATTCTGGAACTAAAATCTCCTATTCTTTGGATTCTCCTTGTTGAACATCTTACCATTCACTGCCAAGCTAGAAACTTCTTTGCCAAGTGAAACAGGATCTGTCGCGTAGTAAGGAATTGGTGAAAAACTAGATTTGCTGGTTTAATCTACTACAGATTGCATGTTTATCTCCATGCATTAGCCCAATTTAAGTTCAAAGAAGTCAGCTTCCTTGTTAAGAGAAGTTAGCCAATATGTCAGGGGGAAAAATTGAAAGGATAGGGCCCCACTTCAATCcacttttagttatttttttcttagtcatCGAATCCAAGAAAATCatgtttaattgttttttttaaaggtggggcTGTTGTATTATGCCTTCATATATATCTCCCCAGCAGTGCCTCTTAAATACAAATAGGCTGTCGATTAATTAAATATATGCTCAGTTGGAGAACTACATGCAAAGTTGCTGATAATCTTGTTTCCTGTACTCGCAATAAaaacagggtttttgttttgttttgttttcccctaacTTCCTCTTTGTATGCCACTGAACTCTCTTTATTAATGCAAAGTCATTGCCTGTGTTATTGGCTGACGCCACACCTTATTTTCTATGTTGCAAAATAGGTAACACGCATAGAGATAAGAGCCCCTTTCCTGTCACTACCTGCCCAGTTGGGAAACCATTTCCCCAAAAAGATCCAGAATGGTATCTCTTAACTTGCAGAGATAATTCCCTCACttgtatacccagaagtgagtaTTTAAGAGAATCTCATATTGTTTATGTGATCAACAATTAATTGCCAAATTAAATTAAACCAACAAATTAGTTAccgaaaaaggaaacaaaacaaaggaaatgatGACCAGACTCCGACTTATGCAGTGCTCCTacattaatttcttaaattattgtAAAGTCAGCCAACaataaacttggggaaaaaaactcATGTATGATATCCAAGAGAGTAATCACTCATTTGACATACTTTAAtcctaaatttttaattaaaaagtataggaaagtatatataatacacatatctATCTACCAATATATGTAATTACTATTATGTGTACTTCAGATTACTGtatttatgctttattttctgaatttatccATAAGTATTTTATAGTTTAGCTGCTACTGCAAATGgagtattttctttataattttctgatttaaaaaaagtgaatgatTTTTGACTGGTTTATACCTAGTTACATCACCAAATTTCTTATTAACTCAATCTGTTTTCTAGTCAGATCACTTCATTATCATTTatcaacagatttctttttttctactgattatttttcttgttccttcGTGAAGGCCATGaaatattcctttgtatttttgccaATTAGCTTACAAGTTTTGTttgcatattaaaatttattttatgtgtggTGGAGGGAAGGATCGTATCTTCTTTTTCCCAAAGGGAAAGCCCCCTCCTACATATTGACTAGTTTAGCTTTTTGTAATACCTTTGTTATTCATAACAATTTCCTGCACCCATTCCAAGACTAATTCTGGGGAAGAGTTTAAATCTTAAGATGTCTTCATAAATTCTTCATATGAAAGtgaagattttataaaatcttcatAAATTCTACGAAGAAATTAAGTCTTAAACCAAAAGACAGTTATATTTATGTGGAAAGattaagtttgttgttgttgttgttgttgtttgctacTGAATGGAAATGAGGCTTGTGGGCAagtaaaggtttttgtttgtctgggttttttgttttgttttgttttttgagggacAGAGAGCACAGGTGTGAAGATgcctggggatggggggatggtGAGGCaatgagagaggaagacagaaaataccacacaggttccatgcccaacacagagccctacccagggtttgatctcatgaccctgagatcatgacctgagccaaaatcaggagtcagtcaCTCAGCCCACTGAGACACCGAGGCACCCCaaagcttattttttataaagattttattttagagagaaagagagcatgagtgggttgaggagtagagggagagggacaagtggacTCAGCACTGAGTGtacagcccaacatggggcttgatcccatgactctgagatcataacgcaagccaaaatcaagagttggatactcaactgactgagccacacagttgcCCCCTGAACTGTAGTGTGTACAATACAAGCCTACTCCTACTCCAAGGCTAACAACCTCTTACATCATCTACTTATACTTAGAAGGCAGAACTTAAAATTTGAGACTTTTTCTTCCAAATCGGACCATTGTCTGTCACATTCATTTGTTCTGTTAGAGAAATCATATAAAATCCTAAGAAAATCCGGTTAATTTTACCTAATTAATTTAGTTACTCCAGGAGTTTTCCAAATAGAAACAATTCAATACTAGCGACTCTAAAGATTGTAGTGAGGGGTAAAAATGACTGCTTATCTCACAAAAACCCATCACACTCCTGAGGTTAGGCACTGAGGATTTAATGGTGAGACTGAAAAAAAGGTCCCTTATGGAATCAGTGGTCTTGTGGAGGAAGCAGACACTGCTAAATAATgacacaaacacatataaaattacaaattcaatAAATACTCCGAAGGAGCAGTACCTGCTTCTCTAAAATATAACATGGGAATTTGACATAGTCTTAAGGTCAGAGAGGAGTCACTGAAGAAGCGTCAGGAGCTTGAGACTGGAGATTTGAATGACAAGCAGGAGTTCACTAGGCAAAGGGGATAAGAGAAGACCATTCTGGGCAAAGGCTCTGAAAGGGAAGGAGCCTGAATGGGTTAAAGAATTGAAAGAATCTAGAGTGAAGAAAATTGTGGTGAGGTAGGTAAGAGACCAGGCCTTGGAGGGACTGGCCTGTAGTCAGGGCTGGGTAAGCATATGTTCCCccatttataggaaaaaaatgttcaaggaaAAGAAGTCTTCCCATCTTGGTCTTCTAAAGCCTAGACCAAAGCAAGATAATGGGACttggaaaatattcaaaatgtcaacaagaaaatggaatttgaagGAAATGGAGTCTCCTCCCAAGAGAAAAAGCAGTTCGTACTGCAGTAGGGAGAAGAGAGACGAAAGCCTGAGAGCAGAGACATCAACATGGCCACAAGATAATGAGGAAGGTGACAGCCAAGGTAACCGAGAGGGGTGCCATTTGAAGGTCAAGAACTATGGGAGCTGAGCTGGCTGTGCAGATGGGGCAGAACCCACTGGAATGAGCACCAGACCGAGCAGCACCCACTGCCTGGGCCTGAGGCTCTTGGCAACTGTCCTCCGCACACCTGCTCAGGGAAGTCTTCCTCTGACAGCAGCAGCCAGGATTTGGCTTGGTGATCACCTTGCAGAAATGATGCCAGTCTCAGCCCCTCTACAGATGGTGAAATAGTGACTCCATTTCCTTTATGCTAATAATACACATTACAACCTAGGAGGAAAGAACAAACATATGGAACAAACAGGTAAGGTCATACTATAAGAC
It encodes:
- the TIGD4 gene encoding tigger transposable element-derived protein 4 produces the protein MAEASEDASALPVTVKKKKSLSIEEKIDIINAVESGKKKAEIAAEYGIKKNSLSSIMKNKDKVLEAFESLRFDPKRKRLRTAFYTDLEEALMRWYRIAQCLNVPVNGPMLRLKANDFAQKLGHNDFKCSNGWLDRFKSRYGLVFRTQPVEATGVPVDPSTVWHQNVLPYYLNDYHPKNVFNIKETGLLYRMLPTNTFAFKGETCSIGKLCKDRITLVVGTNMDGSEKLPLLIIGKNRNPHCFKGIKSLPVCYEANKMAWMTSDVFEQWMRKLDEKFQAQQRRVVIFVDSFPSHPEVKNLKSIELAFFPSCLSSKFIAMKQGVIKSLKIKYRHCLIKKFLSSVEGSKEFTFSLLDAVDTLHLCWRAVTPETIVKSYEEAGFKSQKGESDKTNAETDAGLDLVAHAQAAGVEFPEGLSIEEYAALDDDLETCEAAPETDSVWTEESHSEETRFYTSDEEDDGGSLGTELPLPSKNEALTALDTLKNFLRSQDINDELHNSLADLEIFINSSSK